One genomic segment of Rhinolophus sinicus isolate RSC01 linkage group LG11, ASM3656204v1, whole genome shotgun sequence includes these proteins:
- the LOC141567709 gene encoding uncharacterized protein LOC141567709, whose translation MPEPGPGPETEAGPLDPPSGEPGWGCPGAARGSPGRRGAAIRARGARELRPLHTKARPREPRESGRRPGGRAPPGHRGSAARGPGAYGAGRGAGSRGGVESSEEPRRQGARPLPSFSPSCLRRRSPPRAAAAPPLPPRAAGAPPAPPVRSTARTASGRARPAPPGPCPARPLAAHPAPPAARAFPIARALASPSPGPLSFPRRPPSLSGPLCPRCLGALLAPLLFSAAASPVPRVALPPPLRPPLLSAPSSCHPHPHAVRSHPIPSHGIPFLVPTAFLVGARLRFPLPYSPPNPTNVPRLEASNPAANLHACVPAAGTPCTPVLFSRRGVWGLTFHSRRRHERAVCIQERNNYAHCPWVDTDPPPSRKSFGLLS comes from the exons ATGCCGGAGCCGGGCCCGGGGCCGGAGACTGAGGCTGGG CCGCTAGATCCACCGTCGGGGGAGCCTGGCTGGGGTTGCCCGGGGGCGGCGCGCGGGAGTCCGGGCCGGAGGGGCGCTGCGATCCGAGCCCGAGGAGCCCGGGAGCTGCGGCCGCTGCACACAAAGGCGCGGCCACGCGAGCCGCGGGAGAGCGGGAGGCGGCCCGGGGGACGCGCCCCGCCGGGGCACCGAGGCAGCGCTGCGCGCGGGCCGGGCGCCTATGGCGCGGGGCGCGGCGCGGGGAGCCGGGGCGGCGTGGAGAGCTCAG AGGAGCCGCGGAGACAAGGGGCCCGGCCCCTCccctctttctccccctcctgcCTCCGCCGCCGGTCCCCtccccgcgccgccgccgctccGCCCCTCCCACCGCGGGCAGCTGGCGCGCCGCCTGCCCCGCCGGTGCGCTCCACCGCCCGGACCGCCTCCGGGcgcgcccgccccgccccgcccggcccCTGCCCCGCGCGGCCCCTTGCCGCTCACCCCGCGCCTCCCGCAGCCCGCGCCTTCCCCATCGCCCGCGCCTTGGCCTCCCCCTCTCCCGGGCCCCTCTCCTTCCCACGTCGCCCCCCTTCCCTCTCCGGTCCTCTTTGTCCCCGCTGCCTCGGAGCGCTCCTCGCTCCCCTCCTTTTCTCGGCCGCTGCCAGCCCCGTGCCCCGTGTGGCCCTCCCTCCGCCTTTGCGACCACCGCTTCTCTCGGCCCCCAGCTCCTGCCACCCGCATCCGCACGCCGTCCGCTCCCATCCCATCCCTTCCCATGGGATTCCTTTCCTCGTCCCCACTGCCTTCCTCGTGGGTGCCCGTCTCCGGTTCCCTCTACCCTACTCCCCGCCTAACCCCACGAATGTCCCGCGTTTGGAGGCATCTAACCCAGCAGCCAACCTGCACGCGTGTGTCCCGGCAGCCGGGACCCCATGTACACCTGTACTGTTTTCCAGAAGGGGTGTTTGGGGCCTGACCTTTCACAG CAGGAGACGGCATGAGAGAGCAGTGTGTATTCAGGAAAGGAACAACTACGCGCATTGTCCCTGGGTTGACACTGATCCACCCCCCTCCCGAAAAAGCTTTGGTCTCCTCTCCTGA